The Budorcas taxicolor isolate Tak-1 chromosome 25, Takin1.1, whole genome shotgun sequence genome includes a region encoding these proteins:
- the LOC128069077 gene encoding upstream-binding factor 1-like protein 1, which yields MRPQYIQKHPKISNQQLTRVLSEEHRKDPEQLRVKYSQNLEKQHPDLIQNPEKSGVPQRSEMKVPENFQENVQKVKSPQENSLPMKWKFHGEPKKPPMNGYHKFHQDLWSNRELKVVPPRERMVEISRRWQWVPQDQKELYKKQAEELQTQYKVDLDLWLRTLSPEEYAAYREVTCAKRKNMSMMGGPNPKIRRMGLQSPSSDNLQGRLREDPGLQAAELASSDTTGEHSPASGRSEENEKEEEEGSRSSAPSSEDEDGDSELEDTSSSSSSSGDSSDSDSD from the coding sequence ATGCGACCCCAGTACATCCAAAAACATCCCAAGATAAGCAACCAGCAGCTGACCAGGGTTCTGTCTGAGGAAcacaggaaggaccctgagcAGCTGAGGGTGAAATACAGTCAGAATCTTGAGAAACAGCACCCTGATCTAATCCAAAACCCAGAGAAATCTGGTGTCCCCcaaagaagtgaaatgaaagtgccaGAAAATTTTCAGGAGAATGTTCAAAAGGTGAAGTCTCCCCAAGAAAACAGTTTACCTATGAagtggaaattccatggagagccCAAGAAGCCCCCAATGAATGGCTATCACAAGTTCCACCAAGATCTCTGGTCGAACAGGGAGCTGAAAGTGGTGCCCCCGAGGGAGCGCATGGTGGAGATCAGTAGACGCTGGCAGTGGGTCCCCCAGGACCAGAAGGAGCTTTATAAGAAGCAGGCGGAGGAACTGCAGACACAGTACAAGGTGGACCTTGATCTCTGGCTCAGGACTCTGTCTCCTGAAGAATATGCTGCCTACAGAGAGGTGACCTGTGCTAAGCGTAAGAACATGAGCATGATGGGGGGCCCGAACCCCAAGATTAGAAGGATGGGTCTGCAGTCCCCATCATCAGATAATCTGCAAGGAAGACTTAGAGAGGACCCGGGGCTTCAGGCTGCAGAGTTAGCAtcatcagacacgactggagaaCATTCTCCTGCCTCAGGGAGATcagaggaaaatgagaaagaagaggaggaaggcagcCGCTCCTCAGCCCCTAGCAGTGAGGATGAAGATGGAGATTCTGAGCTGGAGGACACCAGCTCCAGCTCATCCTCCTCAGGGGACTCTTCTGACTCAGATTCCGACTGA